The following are encoded in a window of Mycobacterium vicinigordonae genomic DNA:
- a CDS encoding LLM class flavin-dependent oxidoreductase: MSAPMRFGVFITPFHPTGQSPTVALEYDMERVVALDRLGYDEAWFGEHHSGGYELIACPEVFIAAAAERTKHIRLGTGVVSLPYHHPLMVADRWVLLDHLTRGRVMFGTGPGALPSDAYMMGIDPVEQRRMMQESLEAILALFRAAPEERIDRHTEWFTLRDAQLHIRPYTWPYPEISTAAMISPSGPRLAGALGTSLLSLSMSVPGGYAALENTWQVVCEQAAKAGRAQPDRGDWRVLSIMHLADTRDQAIQDCTYGLMDFAKYFGAAGFVPLANTVEGAQSPREFVEDYAAKGNCCIGTPADAIAHIEDLLERSGGFGTLLLLGHDWASPQATFHSYDLFARKVIPYFKGQLEAPRASHEWAKDKREELIGRAGQAVVQAITQHVAEHDGAGN, from the coding sequence GTGAGTGCACCAATGCGTTTCGGCGTATTCATCACGCCATTTCACCCGACCGGCCAATCTCCAACGGTGGCACTGGAATACGACATGGAGCGTGTCGTCGCTCTGGACCGTCTGGGCTATGACGAGGCATGGTTCGGCGAACATCATTCCGGCGGTTATGAACTGATCGCCTGCCCGGAAGTCTTCATCGCCGCCGCAGCGGAGCGGACCAAGCACATTAGGCTGGGCACCGGCGTGGTCTCACTGCCCTACCACCATCCGCTGATGGTGGCCGACCGGTGGGTGCTGCTCGACCACCTGACCCGCGGCCGCGTCATGTTCGGCACCGGCCCCGGCGCGCTTCCTTCCGACGCCTACATGATGGGCATCGACCCGGTCGAACAACGACGAATGATGCAGGAGTCGCTGGAGGCGATTCTGGCGTTGTTCCGCGCTGCACCCGAAGAGCGAATCGACCGTCACACCGAATGGTTCACCCTCCGTGACGCGCAACTGCACATCCGCCCGTACACCTGGCCTTATCCCGAAATATCCACGGCAGCAATGATTTCCCCGTCCGGACCGCGGTTGGCCGGTGCGCTGGGCACGTCGCTGCTGTCGCTGTCGATGTCAGTGCCCGGCGGTTATGCGGCGCTGGAAAATACCTGGCAGGTGGTATGTGAGCAGGCCGCCAAAGCAGGCCGGGCGCAGCCCGACCGCGGCGACTGGCGAGTCCTGAGCATCATGCACCTCGCCGACACCCGCGACCAGGCGATCCAAGACTGCACGTACGGGCTGATGGATTTCGCCAAATACTTCGGCGCCGCTGGGTTCGTCCCACTCGCGAACACGGTCGAGGGCGCGCAATCACCGCGAGAGTTCGTCGAAGACTACGCGGCCAAGGGCAATTGCTGCATCGGAACCCCTGCGGATGCGATCGCCCACATCGAGGATCTGCTGGAACGATCCGGCGGGTTCGGGACGTTGTTGCTGCTCGGCCACGACTGGGCATCGCCACAGGCCACCTTCCATTCCTATGATCTGTTCGCGCGCAAGGTGATTCCCTATTTCAAGGGCCAACTCGAAGCGCCCCGAGCTTCGCACGAGTGGGCGAAGGACAAACGCGAGGAGCTGATCGGGCGCGCCGGTCAGGCAGTGGTGCAGGCCATCACCCAACACGTGGCCGAGCACGATGGAGCCGGCAACTGA